The following coding sequences lie in one Candidatus Eisenbacteria bacterium genomic window:
- a CDS encoding SIS domain-containing protein — MSATRSAIAELFRESAKVRDVFLAEQSEALERAIDLVAAALGADHKVLLFGNGGSAADAQHIAAEFVGRFYGERRALPAIALTTDTSALTAISNDYGYDEVFARQVRGLARPGDVAIAISTSGKSASVLRAVEAAKILGVKTIGFTGGTGGPLASLVDVELRVSASTMSARIQETHILAGHVICELVDRKLFGTSRTLS; from the coding sequence ATGAGCGCCACGCGAAGCGCGATCGCCGAGCTCTTCCGCGAGAGCGCCAAGGTGCGGGACGTGTTCCTGGCCGAGCAGTCCGAAGCCCTCGAGCGCGCGATCGACCTCGTCGCGGCAGCGCTCGGAGCCGACCACAAGGTCCTCCTGTTCGGGAACGGCGGCAGCGCGGCCGACGCCCAGCACATCGCCGCCGAGTTCGTCGGGCGGTTCTATGGCGAGCGGCGCGCCCTGCCGGCCATCGCGCTCACGACCGACACGTCGGCGCTCACGGCCATCTCCAACGACTACGGCTACGACGAGGTGTTCGCGCGGCAGGTGCGCGGGCTCGCGCGTCCGGGCGACGTCGCGATCGCCATCTCCACCAGCGGGAAGTCGGCGAGCGTGCTGCGTGCGGTCGAAGCGGCGAAGATCCTCGGCGTGAAGACGATCGGATTCACGGGCGGCACCGGCGGACCGCTCGCGTCGCTGGTCGACGTCGAGCTCCGCGTCTCGGCGAGCACCATGTCGGCGCGTATCCAGGAGACGCACATCCTCGCCGGCCACGTCATCTGCGAGCTCGTGGATCGGAAGCTCTTCGGCACGTCCCGGACCCTCTCGTGA
- a CDS encoding SAM-dependent chlorinase/fluorinase, with protein sequence MTLTTDFGTTDPFVGIMKGVIASRAPGAAVVDVSHGIPPQNVLAGALVLRAAAPYFPRGTTHVAVVDPGVGTDRRAVCIETAEACFVGPDNGVLSLAAPPERVRRIVELENPRFHLSPRSRTFDGRDVFAPVAAALETGTGVSDLGAERTDLVRVSLPAPVREGATIRGEVVYVDGFGNLATNIEARDLPSAVARMEVAGRRIDALSATYGAVAPGAPVALVNSWGVVEIAVRDGNARATLGIGVGAPVVIVGA encoded by the coding sequence ATCACCCTCACGACCGACTTCGGGACGACCGACCCGTTCGTCGGCATCATGAAGGGCGTGATCGCGAGCCGCGCACCGGGAGCGGCCGTGGTCGACGTCTCGCACGGCATCCCGCCCCAGAACGTGCTCGCCGGCGCGCTCGTGCTGCGCGCCGCGGCACCGTATTTCCCCCGCGGGACGACCCACGTCGCGGTCGTCGATCCGGGTGTCGGAACCGATCGCCGGGCCGTGTGCATCGAGACGGCCGAGGCCTGCTTCGTCGGACCCGACAACGGGGTCCTCTCCCTGGCGGCACCTCCCGAGCGGGTCCGGCGCATCGTCGAGCTCGAGAACCCTCGCTTCCACCTCTCGCCTCGTAGTCGCACGTTCGACGGGCGCGACGTCTTCGCGCCGGTGGCGGCCGCGCTCGAGACTGGTACGGGCGTCTCGGACCTCGGCGCGGAGCGCACCGACCTGGTCCGGGTGTCGCTGCCCGCCCCGGTGCGGGAGGGCGCGACGATTCGTGGCGAGGTCGTCTACGTGGACGGGTTTGGCAACCTCGCGACCAACATCGAGGCGCGCGACCTGCCTTCCGCCGTCGCGCGGATGGAAGTCGCCGGGCGGCGCATCGACGCCCTGTCAGCCACCTATGGGGCGGTCGCTCCCGGGGCCCCCGTCGCGCTCGTGAACAGCTGGGGCGTCGTCGAGATCGCGGTCCGGGACGGCAACGCGCGGGCGACCCTGGGCATCGGCGTCGGTGCGCCGGTCGTCATCGTGGGCGCATGA